Proteins from a genomic interval of Caulobacter sp. SL161:
- a CDS encoding acyl-CoA dehydrogenase, with amino-acid sequence MATPSAPLKHGARSGVSPMTFRAPVRDLAFSLRHVAGFERLADAFPEADADTVAAVLEAAGAFASDILAPLNRQGDLVGARLENGVVRTAPGFADAYQQFAQGGWTSLAAPAEHGGQGLPKTLEVAVLEMVQAANMAFGLCPMLSLGAIEALELCGSPEQRAKYLGKLVSGEWTGTMNLTEPQAGSDLAALTTMATPDGDGGWRITGQKIYITWGDHDAADNIVHLVLARTPDAPPGVKGISLFLAPKVLVGDDGKPGQANALRAGSLEHKLGIHGSPTCVMLFEGAKAELVGELGQGLPNMFVMMNAARLQVGAQGVAIAERAYQQALAFSQDRAQGRSAWTGAYPSRLFDHPDVRRTLVLMKAHIEAARGICLSTAVAADLARAAPDAATRTAAKLREELLTPIAKAWSTDIGVWVASQGLQIHGGMGFIEETGAAQHYRDARIAPIYEGANGIQAIDLVGRKLMLGEGQAVGDLMDDIRDTIDLLKASDLKSVGLRLEAALDAAASATAWLIERRAKAMPDALSGATAYQKLLGDVVGGWMLAKGALAAAGEADAAWAESKRALARVFAEAVLAQVPGAAAGVMIGAADFEAMTPEVLGA; translated from the coding sequence TTGGCGACCCCCAGCGCCCCGCTTAAACACGGCGCACGATCTGGAGTTTCTCCCATGACTTTCCGCGCGCCTGTTCGCGATCTTGCTTTCTCTCTGCGCCATGTCGCCGGCTTCGAGCGTCTGGCCGACGCCTTTCCCGAGGCAGACGCCGACACGGTTGCGGCGGTGCTGGAAGCGGCCGGCGCGTTCGCAAGCGACATCCTGGCGCCGCTGAACCGCCAGGGCGACCTGGTCGGCGCAAGACTCGAGAACGGCGTGGTTCGCACCGCGCCCGGCTTCGCCGACGCCTACCAGCAGTTCGCGCAAGGCGGCTGGACCAGCCTGGCCGCACCGGCCGAGCATGGCGGTCAGGGCCTGCCCAAGACGCTGGAGGTGGCCGTCCTCGAAATGGTCCAGGCGGCCAATATGGCCTTTGGCCTCTGCCCGATGCTGAGCCTGGGCGCCATCGAGGCCCTGGAGCTGTGCGGCTCGCCCGAACAGAGGGCCAAGTATCTGGGCAAGCTGGTCTCGGGCGAATGGACCGGCACCATGAACCTGACCGAGCCCCAGGCCGGCTCGGACCTGGCGGCCCTGACCACGATGGCCACGCCGGATGGCGACGGCGGTTGGCGGATCACCGGCCAGAAGATCTACATCACCTGGGGCGACCACGACGCCGCCGACAACATCGTCCACCTCGTTCTGGCGCGTACGCCCGACGCCCCGCCTGGGGTGAAGGGCATCTCGCTGTTCCTGGCCCCCAAGGTGCTGGTCGGCGACGACGGCAAGCCGGGGCAAGCCAACGCCCTGCGGGCCGGTAGCCTGGAGCACAAGCTGGGCATCCACGGCTCGCCCACCTGCGTGATGCTGTTCGAGGGGGCCAAGGCCGAGCTGGTCGGCGAGCTCGGACAGGGCCTGCCCAACATGTTCGTGATGATGAACGCCGCCCGCCTGCAGGTCGGGGCCCAAGGCGTCGCCATCGCCGAGCGGGCCTATCAGCAGGCCCTCGCCTTCAGCCAGGACCGCGCCCAGGGCCGTTCGGCCTGGACCGGCGCCTATCCCTCGCGCCTGTTCGACCATCCGGACGTGCGCCGCACGCTCGTTCTGATGAAGGCCCATATCGAGGCCGCGCGGGGAATCTGCCTGTCGACCGCCGTCGCCGCCGATCTGGCCCGCGCCGCGCCGGACGCGGCGACCCGCACGGCCGCCAAGCTGCGCGAGGAGCTGCTGACCCCGATCGCCAAGGCCTGGTCGACCGACATCGGCGTCTGGGTCGCCTCCCAGGGCCTGCAGATTCACGGCGGCATGGGCTTCATCGAAGAGACCGGTGCGGCCCAGCACTATCGTGACGCCCGTATCGCCCCGATCTACGAGGGCGCCAACGGCATCCAGGCCATCGACCTGGTCGGCCGCAAGCTGATGCTGGGCGAGGGGCAGGCCGTCGGCGACCTGATGGACGACATCCGCGACACCATCGACCTTCTGAAGGCCTCGGACCTGAAGAGCGTCGGCCTGCGCCTGGAGGCCGCGCTGGACGCCGCCGCCTCGGCGACCGCCTGGCTGATCGAACGCCGCGCCAAGGCCATGCCCGACGCGCTGTCGGGCGCGACGGCCTATCAGAAGCTGCTGGGCGATGTGGTCGGCGGCTGGATGCTGGCCAAGGGGGCCCTGGCGGCCGCCGGCGAGGCCGACGCAGCCTGGGCCGAAAGCAAGCGCGCCCTGGCCCGCGTGTTCGCCGAAGCCGTCCTGGCCCAGGTTCCCGGCGCGGCGGCCGGGGTCATGATCGGGGCGGCGGATTTCGAGGCGATGACCCCCGAGGTGCTGGGGGCTTAA
- a CDS encoding peroxiredoxin yields MAIKVGDTLPAATFMTSTAEGPAPISTDDIFKGKAVALFAVPGAFTPTCSAKHLPGFKEKADELKAKGVDSIVCVSVNDVFVMKAWGKDQGIDGEVLLIADGNGDFTKAIGLDFDGSKFGMGARSQRYSLVAKDGVVTQLHVEDAGQFKVSSAEYLLEQL; encoded by the coding sequence ACGCTCCCGGCGGCGACTTTCATGACCAGCACGGCTGAAGGGCCCGCGCCGATCAGCACCGACGACATCTTCAAGGGCAAGGCCGTCGCCCTGTTCGCCGTGCCCGGCGCCTTCACCCCGACCTGCTCGGCCAAGCACCTGCCGGGCTTCAAGGAAAAGGCCGACGAGCTGAAGGCCAAGGGCGTGGACTCGATCGTCTGCGTCTCGGTCAACGACGTCTTCGTGATGAAGGCCTGGGGCAAGGACCAAGGCATTGACGGCGAGGTCCTGCTGATCGCCGACGGCAACGGCGACTTCACCAAGGCCATCGGCCTGGATTTCGACGGCAGCAAGTTCGGCATGGGCGCGCGCTCGCAGCGCTATTCGCTGGTCGCCAAGGACGGCGTCGTCACCCAGCTGCACGTCGAAGACGCCGGCCAGTTCAAGGTCTCGTCGGCCGAGTACCTGCTGGAACAGCTGTAA